DNA from Candidatus Tanganyikabacteria bacterium:
GCGCCGACCCCCGCCCCGACCGCGACCCCCGCTCCGACCTCGGCGCTCTACGTCTCGACCTCGGGCAGCGATGCCAATGCCGGGACCAGCAGTTCGCCGCTGCGGACCGTCTCGGCCGCCGCCAGCCGCGCCAAGGCCGGCATGACCATCTTCATCAACGCCGGGACCTACTACGAGCAGGTCATCACCCGCGTCGCCGGGGCCGCCGGCCAGGAGATCGTCTTCAAGAGCCACAACGGCACCGCCACGATCGACGGTTCCAACCTGTCGTGGTCGGTCGGCGGAAACCAGAACCAGGGGCTCTTCGAACTGCGCCACCCTTACGTGCGCCTCGACGGCCTGAAGATCACGAACTCGAAGAACACCGGCGTCCTGCTGAACGCCGACAACCTCACGGTCGACAACTGCGAGGTCTCGTTCACCCAGCGGCATGCCATCAGCACCGAAACCGGGCGGCAGACGGCCGCCGGCGGCACGATGATCCGCAACATCACGCTCTCGAACAACCGGGTGCACGACTCGACCCTGGGCGGAAACGGGCAGGGCCAGCCGATCAGCCTGATCGCCGACGGCTTCCTGGTCGCCCGCAACACCGTGTACAACAACAAGGAAATCGGCATCGACATCTGGCTGGGCGCCAGGCATGGCGAGGTCGTGGACAACGACGTCTACGGCAACACCCTGACCAGCGGCATCTTCATCGACGGCGCCTCCTACGTGCGGGTCCACCGCAACCGCGTGCGCGGCAACCTGCACGGCATCGGGATCTCTTCCGAGGACAGCCGCTACGTCACGAACTACGTGTGGGTCTACAACAACCTGATCTACGACCACACCGGCGGCAATGCCATGTTCATCTGGGAGCCTTCCACGACCGGCGCGGGCGGCGTCAATTACAGCCGCTTCTTCAACAACACCGCGTACAACAACAAGAACTCGGTGTACCTGGACGGCAAGGGCGTCTCGCGCGGCAACGAGGTCTTCAACAACGCGGGCCCCTCCACCGGCACGATCTACCAGACCGGCCCTGACAGCTACTCGATCTCCAACAACGTGTGGAATTCCAGCGGCTGGGTCAACGCCGGCGCGCGGGACTTCCGCCTGGTGGCGGGCGCCCCGCAGATAGACAAGGGGAAAGCGATCCCGGCCATGTCCGACGACGCCGGCCGCACCTTCACGGTACCGACCGACTTCGGCCTGCTCTCGCGGGTGACCGGCGCCCTGCCGGACGCCGGCGCCTGGGAGTACCGGTAGGGTTCGCGACCCGGCCGCGACCGGCCAACAGGACTTGCAGGCCATGACCTAACGCGCGGAGCGCGGGATGGTCGACCAT
Protein-coding regions in this window:
- a CDS encoding right-handed parallel beta-helix repeat-containing protein; its protein translation is APTPAPTATPAPTSALYVSTSGSDANAGTSSSPLRTVSAAASRAKAGMTIFINAGTYYEQVITRVAGAAGQEIVFKSHNGTATIDGSNLSWSVGGNQNQGLFELRHPYVRLDGLKITNSKNTGVLLNADNLTVDNCEVSFTQRHAISTETGRQTAAGGTMIRNITLSNNRVHDSTLGGNGQGQPISLIADGFLVARNTVYNNKEIGIDIWLGARHGEVVDNDVYGNTLTSGIFIDGASYVRVHRNRVRGNLHGIGISSEDSRYVTNYVWVYNNLIYDHTGGNAMFIWEPSTTGAGGVNYSRFFNNTAYNNKNSVYLDGKGVSRGNEVFNNAGPSTGTIYQTGPDSYSISNNVWNSSGWVNAGARDFRLVAGAPQIDKGKAIPAMSDDAGRTFTVPTDFGLLSRVTGALPDAGAWEYR